ACAGCCTCGACGCCGGGGCCTCGCGGATCGCGGTGAGCGTCGAGAACGGCGGGATCGACGGCGTGCGCGTCGCCGACGACGGGGGCGGAATGCACGAGGAGGCGGTTCGACGAGCCGTCGAGGAGCACACGACGAGCAAGATAGCCGACGTCGAGGACCTGGAGCGGGGCGTCAGAACGCTCGGCTTCCGCGGCGAGGCGCTGCACGCCATCGGGGCCGTCTCGCGGCTCTCGATCACGACCAAGCCCCGGGGGGAGGCGCGGGGGACGGAACTCGTCGTCGAGGGGGGCGACGTCGAGCGCGCGAAGCCCGCCGGCTGCCCCGAGGGGACGACCGTGGAGGTCACGGACCTGTTCTACAACGTCCCCGCCCGGCGGAAGTACCTGAAGCGGCCCGCGACGGAGGCCGACCACGTCCAGCGCGTGACGACGAGTTACGCGCTGGCGAACCCCGACGTCGCCGTCTCCTTCGAGGCCGACGGGCGCGAGCGCTTCGCCACGCCGGGCCGCGGCGACCGCAGGAGCGCCGTGATGGCCGTCTACGGTCGCGAGGTGGCAAGCGCGATGGTGCCGATCGAGGGAGACGCCTCGACCCTCCCGGACGGCCCCCTCGAGAACGTGTCGGGGCTGGTGAGCCACCCGGAGACGACCCGCGCGAGCCGCGAGTACTGCTCGGCGTTCGTCAACGGGCGGTACGTCACCGCGAGCACGGTCCGCGAGGCGATCGTGGACGCCTACGGGACACAGCTCGCGCCGGATCGCTACCCCTTCGCGGTCGTCTTCCTCGACGTGGACCCGGCGACCGTGGACGTGAACGTCCACCCGCGCAAGCTCGAGGTCAGGTTCGCGGACGAGGCGGGCGCGCGCGAGCAGGTCCGGGCGGCCGTGGAGCGCGCGCTGCTCGACGAGGGGCTGATCCGCTCGGGCGCGCCCCGCGGTCGATCCGCCCCCGAGCAGGCCGAGATCGCGCCGGAGCGCGTCGAGGCCGGCGAGGGGGGCGAGCGGACGAGGGACGGGGGCGGCGAGGGCGACGAGGGCGACGAGGGGGACGCGGGGCGCGACGGACGGGACCAGAAGGCGGCGTCGCGGGACGGGGACGCCCCGCCGCGCAGTGCGCGCCCCCGTTCCCCGGTCGACGGCGCGGACCCCTCCGTGTCGGCCGCGCCGACCGAGGACCCGATGTACGCCGGCGAGCGCGACGGGCAGGGCGCGTCGGCCACGAGCGCGCGCGGCGAGAGCGACGACTCCAGTGTGGCCGACGCCGACGAACGCGGGCCGACGCCCGAAGCGCATCCCCACGACCGCGGACGGTCGCGAAAGTTCTGCGCCGCGACCGAGCAGACCCGCCTGAGCGACGACGACCCGGAACCGGAGTACGAGCGCCTCCCGTCGCTGTCCGTACTCGGGCAGTACGACGACACCTACGTCGTCGCGGAGACCGACGACGGCCTCGTGCTGATCGACCAGCACGCGGCCGACGAGCGGGTGAACTACGAGCGTCTCCGCGAGGCGTTCGCGGGGGACGTGACGACGCAGGCGCTCGCGGAGCCGGTCCGCCTCGAACTCACCGCGCGCGAGGCGGCGCTGTTCGAGGACTTCGAGGACGCCCTCGCGTCGCTCGGCTTCCACGCGGGGCTCGTGGCGGATCGCGTCGCCGAGGTGCGCACCGTCCCCGCGCTGCTGACGGGGCGTGAGGACCTGGTCCGCGACCTCCTGACGGCGTTCGTGGCGGGCGACGGGGCGAGCACGGTCGAGGCCGCTGCGGACGACCTGCTCGCCGACCTCGCCTGCTACCCCTCGGTGACGGGCAACACCTCGCTGACGGAGGGCTCGGTCGTGGACCTGCTCTCCGCGCTCGACGGCTGTGAGAACCCCTACGCCTGCCCGCACGGCCGCCCCACGATCGTCGCCTTCGACCGCGAGGAGATCGAGGACCGGTTCGAGCGCGACTACCCGGGACACGCCGGTCGTCGGAGCGAGTGACGCGCGTCAGACGCCGGCGACAGTGATTAGTCACACTCATTCCTTCCGAACAGTATGCGATTCGAACAGTTGGCGCTCGTCGCCGTCTGCGCGCTCCTCGTCACCGCGACGCTTCCGACGGCCCTCGCCGCGAACCAGGAGGTGACGCTCACCGTCACCGTCGTCGATCGGGAGGGCGCGCCCGTCAGCGACGCGGAGGTGATCGCCGAGTGGGCGGGCGGCAGCGCGGCCGACACGACGCGGAGCAACGGCCAGGTCCTCATCGACGTGCCGAAGGGCAGCACGGTCAGCATCTCCGTCGACGACGACCGGTACATACGAAACGATCCGTACGTGATCGAGAGCGCGGCCGGCGGCGAGGTGACCGTCGGCGTCGTCGAGCGCGGGAGCGCCAGCATCTACGTCGGGGACGACGACGGCCCCGTCGTCGGCGCGTCGGTCACCGTCACGCAGGACGGGGACGTCGTGGCGAAGGGGAAGACGAACGAGAACGGTGCGTTCACCACCGGCGACGTCGAGCGGGGGACGTACGGTCTCCGAATCGAGAAGTCGGGGTACTACGTGCTCGACCGCTCGCTCGACGTGAAGGGAGACCAGTTCTGGATGCTCGAACTCGACTCGGGCACGGTCCCAGTCGAGGTCCGGGTGGTAGACGACCACTTCGAGGATCCTCGGCCGGTCGCCGACGCGCAGGTACACGTCGGCGACCACGCGAGCGGTAACACGTCCGAAGACGGACGCTTCACCGCTTCCGTGCCGGTGAACGCAGAGCACGAACTGCGAGTGAGCAAGCCCGGCTACGAGTCGGTGAGCCGCACCCTGTCGGTCGACGAGGACGAGACGACGGCCACCGTCGACATCCGGCGCACCCCGTCGCTCTCGCTCATGGTCGCGAACTCGAAGACGGTCGTGGGGCAGACGGTCATCGTCACGGTGACCGACGAGTACGGCGAGCGCGTTTCGGGTGCGGCCGTCCGCATCGACGGGGAGCGCGTCGGCGAGACGAACGACGAGGGCGTCGCCCGGATCCCCATCGAGGAGGCGGGACCGCGGCGCATCGTCGTCGCCGCGGACGGGGTCACCTCCAACGCGGTAGTGGTAGAGGGCGTGCGCGATAGCGGCTCGTCGCCGAACGGCGACGACGGAGCGGCGTCGGCCGACGTCCCGAACGAAACGGCGACCGACGGGCCGAAGGCCACGGAGGGGGCCGGTCCCGGGTTCACGGGGGGCGCGACGCTGCTCGCCGCCGCCCTCGCGCTGGGTGCCGCCGTCGGTCGGCGGGCGAGGCTATAGAGACCTATCGAGCCATTATAGCGGGATTCATGTGATCGTCGTCCGGAACGGACACTGTGGCGAGCGATAGCGCGAGCGTCCGGGGAATCGTCCGTCAGCTGTTCTCGTTCGAGCGTGACGTGCTCGTCCTCTCGTTGTCGATGTTCGCGTTCAGCCTCGGCTTCCAGATGACCGGCCGCTACATGGGGCGGTACCTGGATCTCCTCGGCGCGAGTGCGGTCGTCATCGGCCTGTACGGCACCGTCGGGAACGTCATCAGTTTCGCCTACCCCTACCCCGGCGGCGCGCTCTCCGACCGCATCGGATCGCGGACGGCGCTCACGCTGTTCGGCCTGCTCTCGACGCTCGGGTTCGTCCTGTGGGCCGCCGCGGGCGCGCTCGGCCTCGGCGTCGGGGCGGTGTTCGTCGGCCTCCTCCTGGTGCAGTGCTGGCAGTCGTTCGGTCTCGGCGCGACGTTCGCCGTCGTGAAGCAGAGCGTGCGCGACGACCGGCTGGCGACGGGGTTCGCGAGCACCGAGACGGTCCGCCGGACGGCGTTCCTCGTCGGACCGCTGCTCGCCGCGGCGCTCGTCGCCCGCTACGGCTTCTCGCTCGGCTTTCGGTACGTGATCGCGGTGGCCGCGGTCGCGGCGCTCGTCGGCACCGTCGCCCAGCACTTCCTCTACGATCCCGAGGGGGACACGCTCGGGAAGTCCTTCGCCGGCGTTGGGCAGTTGGCGGCGGACCTGCGGAACCTCCCGCCGGAACTCCCGCCGCTCCTGCTCGGGGACACGCTCGTACGCTTC
The Halomarina pelagica DNA segment above includes these coding regions:
- the mutL gene encoding DNA mismatch repair endonuclease MutL, which encodes MSDEIRRLDPKTVERIAAGEVVERPASVVKELVENSLDAGASRIAVSVENGGIDGVRVADDGGGMHEEAVRRAVEEHTTSKIADVEDLERGVRTLGFRGEALHAIGAVSRLSITTKPRGEARGTELVVEGGDVERAKPAGCPEGTTVEVTDLFYNVPARRKYLKRPATEADHVQRVTTSYALANPDVAVSFEADGRERFATPGRGDRRSAVMAVYGREVASAMVPIEGDASTLPDGPLENVSGLVSHPETTRASREYCSAFVNGRYVTASTVREAIVDAYGTQLAPDRYPFAVVFLDVDPATVDVNVHPRKLEVRFADEAGAREQVRAAVERALLDEGLIRSGAPRGRSAPEQAEIAPERVEAGEGGERTRDGGGEGDEGDEGDAGRDGRDQKAASRDGDAPPRSARPRSPVDGADPSVSAAPTEDPMYAGERDGQGASATSARGESDDSSVADADERGPTPEAHPHDRGRSRKFCAATEQTRLSDDDPEPEYERLPSLSVLGQYDDTYVVAETDDGLVLIDQHAADERVNYERLREAFAGDVTTQALAEPVRLELTAREAALFEDFEDALASLGFHAGLVADRVAEVRTVPALLTGREDLVRDLLTAFVAGDGASTVEAAADDLLADLACYPSVTGNTSLTEGSVVDLLSALDGCENPYACPHGRPTIVAFDREEIEDRFERDYPGHAGRRSE
- a CDS encoding carboxypeptidase regulatory-like domain-containing protein, which codes for MRFEQLALVAVCALLVTATLPTALAANQEVTLTVTVVDREGAPVSDAEVIAEWAGGSAADTTRSNGQVLIDVPKGSTVSISVDDDRYIRNDPYVIESAAGGEVTVGVVERGSASIYVGDDDGPVVGASVTVTQDGDVVAKGKTNENGAFTTGDVERGTYGLRIEKSGYYVLDRSLDVKGDQFWMLELDSGTVPVEVRVVDDHFEDPRPVADAQVHVGDHASGNTSEDGRFTASVPVNAEHELRVSKPGYESVSRTLSVDEDETTATVDIRRTPSLSLMVANSKTVVGQTVIVTVTDEYGERVSGAAVRIDGERVGETNDEGVARIPIEEAGPRRIVVAADGVTSNAVVVEGVRDSGSSPNGDDGAASADVPNETATDGPKATEGAGPGFTGGATLLAAALALGAAVGRRARL
- a CDS encoding MFS transporter; the protein is MASDSASVRGIVRQLFSFERDVLVLSLSMFAFSLGFQMTGRYMGRYLDLLGASAVVIGLYGTVGNVISFAYPYPGGALSDRIGSRTALTLFGLLSTLGFVLWAAAGALGLGVGAVFVGLLLVQCWQSFGLGATFAVVKQSVRDDRLATGFASTETVRRTAFLVGPLLAAALVARYGFSLGFRYVIAVAAVAALVGTVAQHFLYDPEGDTLGKSFAGVGQLAADLRNLPPELPPLLLGDTLVRFANGMVYTFFVIVVTQFLRVSATLPVVGYLGPDAFFGVLLAVEMAVALLTMVPVAALTRRVGLKPVVALGFAVYAVFPVLLVHAPADPVAVALLFAFSGLRFAGLPAHKALIVGPAERNAGGRVAGSYYLVRNFVVIPSAAIGGVLYGYSPELAFTAASAVGVLGVVLFLAFGRDFEGTASTVA